In the genome of Juglans microcarpa x Juglans regia isolate MS1-56 chromosome 6S, Jm3101_v1.0, whole genome shotgun sequence, the window CATTAATAGGGGCCCTCGAGGTTCCAATCTGTTTAGCTTCCTTGACAGATTCCTTTTCATCCACCTTCTGACATTTCATAGAAAGTCCAGGAGGAACACAAACATGGTTACCTTCCATCTTTCCTGCAAAAATTCGGGGTAATCTTCTTGTATTTCTAGGCCGCCTGACAAAGTACTTGATTGGGTCTTCTTGAGCAAACATTGACTGCTTCCACCACTTCAAGTAACGAGTGGTCACATCCGACTCAAAGAGCCTGGCTggtatgtatattttttcatcaataattggCCTGCAGTAGTTGTTCCAAGCAATTTCTTGACTGGTATTAAATCGAGGAACACGACCTGGAATATCTTGATCCATGCCAAATTGCATGGCCACTCGATGTGGAAGGTATTGCTCTATACAATGTAGTCCCACCAGTTCGCTTACCCTCAAGCATCGAGCAAATGACTCTAGTTCTATATCCAAATTAGGACCAAGTGATGCCCACTCTTCTTCATCCCTATAAAGCTTTGAAGATGACCAGTTCCCGAAGACTGGAGCATAAGGTCTCCATTGAAAACTATCTCCGGAAGAGTCAATCACTAGTCTCACTTTCTCAATTTTCACCCCTTTCACCATGTGCCATCGAGCCACTCTTGGCTCACCATGTTTAATCAAATTTGGTTTAGGCCGTAATGTTGGAAATCTCTCCCAAATCCAAAGCTGCGCCAACAGAAATGGAGCCCAGAGGTCCAGCACCAAGATACCACCTTTATTCTCGTTTGTCGTAGATCTGGCCGCATCGATATTGTATTTCAATAAACGCAAATCCCGGTAAATGCTAGCGAGGACCACCGGCGCTAGCGCAATCCTAATACCCCTCGCTAGACGAATTGCAATGGGGAAACAATGTTTTCCAATGTTATCGTACAAATATGTGGGAACGACATACCTTGAAAGCCACAGAGAGAGGAATGCTTCGTGCTCGAGCTCGTGGCCAGTCCCCATGAAATAGTTCATCCATGGACAATGCCTCACTTTCCTTGCCACTGAAATTTGTTTATGGACTTCAGTCAAATTGCCTTTGATTTTCCTCATATCGTCGGTTTCAAGGCGCTCTGAAAAAGAGTCGCCCAAAACAGAATAACCTCCCAAAATCATCATATCCTCCAAGGTGATTGTTGCTGCTCCCCCAGGAAAAACAAAGCAATTGATCTCAGGACACCAGCTCTTAGCAACCGCAACAATCAAACCGTTGTGGCTTTGAACTTTGTATGTGGAACTCAATATTGCCTCATAAATACCAGCTTTCTTCCATGTGGATTGTTGCTTGGAATGCAAGCTATCCACCCATTCGTTCCAGTTCTTTTGCGGGCATCGCCAACCTTTATAATTGACTTTCAGTGGCAAGTTCTCAACCTCAGGAATGGTGGGTTTGGGTGGAATGAAAAGTGAAGGAAACTCAAAATCTGGTTCTTGTACAGGCTTTACAGAGGGTTTAAGATAGTGGCCTCTTCTGAATGTTGGGTTTCCATCACCCGTGGGGGAAATCATTAGCTCATCTCTTTCGTCGATGATGGCGTCTAATGATTCAGCCATGGCTAGAGTATCAAAAGCTCTAAAAAGGGTCGCTttggaaaataacaaaaatgatcATGTTTTCCCTTCGTTGGTTCGTTTATTCTGTATAAGAAAAAGCAAGGAGTGTAAGGGGGACAGTGGTTCAATGGTGGTGGCTCCTTAGCCTCCTTCCTATATCATTCTCTACAAAACATCAGTGctctctgttttgtttttgggaAACTGAAAGAAAC includes:
- the LOC121236702 gene encoding uncharacterized protein LOC121236702; protein product: MAESLDAIIDERDELMISPTGDGNPTFRRGHYLKPSVKPVQEPDFEFPSLFIPPKPTIPEVENLPLKVNYKGWRCPQKNWNEWVDSLHSKQQSTWKKAGIYEAILSSTYKVQSHNGLIVAVAKSWCPEINCFVFPGGAATITLEDMMILGGYSVLGDSFSERLETDDMRKIKGNLTEVHKQISVARKVRHCPWMNYFMGTGHELEHEAFLSLWLSRYVVPTYLYDNIGKHCFPIAIRLARGIRIALAPVVLASIYRDLRLLKYNIDAARSTTNENKGGILVLDLWAPFLLAQLWIWERFPTLRPKPNLIKHGEPRVARWHMVKGVKIEKVRLVIDSSGDSFQWRPYAPVFGNWSSSKLYRDEEEWASLGPNLDIELESFARCLRVSELVGLHCIEQYLPHRVAMQFGMDQDIPGRVPRFNTSQEIAWNNYCRPIIDEKIYIPARLFESDVTTRYLKWWKQSMFAQEDPIKYFVRRPRNTRRLPRIFAGKMEGNHVCVPPGLSMKCQKVDEKESVKEAKQIGTSRAPINDENKLAADVKSFSVSYCKSISQSVTNDGAAKRDFLMIPLTKIMQGEGSMGEPGKILADASVIEVGFPDKPTVQQDRNISEQIPRASIWKKGGDGADVPLGFPPKFNKVKAGNSVNVDKPTVVKDKTLPKQVTQAFVGKKEGNDADVPPGFPPKNKKFKVENPIKEDTSESEGKRFHGTHDSLDKGPIGGGKHVLGESQSFSASAIVGALKKEPMIRSVENIEGEGAIDRLERATEATINSKAAILVYDGLGIDSNERKGSSHTPEIPGLELEARVSRLEKVVAELEAARFSSRFENIAAKEGWPAP